Below is a window of Yersinia kristensenii DNA.
TATCCATGTCCATCCCCAGCGCTTTCTGCGCATTGAGTTTGGTGGAGATATCCGGCAGTGGAATTTCGTGGCTGATCCCCTTGGTGGCCAGCAAGCGCGCCAGTTTGGTGCGGGCGTCTGCGGCTTTATTCAACGCGCCGCCGAGTACCCGCAGCCCCACATCCGGTGCATGCATATGTATACCGTGGGAAGCAATGGCGTAATCCCAGCGCCACTGCGCATGGCGAATATCCTGCAAAATCGGCTGCATTTCTTGCTCAGTCGCCCCGGCATCCCAGGCTGCTTTCGCCTCGTAATGCGCATGAACCAGCTGTTTCTCAACATTCAGTTTCAACTCCTGAATGCTGGCTTTGCGTTCGGCGACAATATCTTGCAAGGTTTTTTTATCTTGGGTATGGCAGTTAACACAGGTGGTTTCGAAGCTATCAAAGGGATTGCGGATTTGATGATCGGTATACACTTTACCCGCCGCATTTTGGATTTTCGGCATATGGCAATCAATGCAACTGACATTATTTTTACCGTGAATACCTGCACGCCAGGTTTCGTATTCAGGATGTTGCGCTTTCAGCAGTGGGGCTTTCGACAGGGGGTGAACCCAATCAGAGAAAGCAATTTCGTCATAATATTTCTCCATCGACTCCACGTCAGTCCCTTGATCCCAAGGGAGTTTCACCGCTTTGTCTTTACCGGCGAAGTGATATTCCACGTGGCACTGGCTGCACACCATAGATTGTTGGTCCAAGCGGCTGGCATGTTCGAAAGGTTTGTTGATAGATTGCAGCGCGCGATCAATATAGGGACGTGATAGCACCAATGCGGGTTTGCCCGCTGCAAAATCGGCCGAGGCGGTATCATGACAATCGGCGCATCCCAACTGATTGACCACTTCCGGGCCACCTCTGGCCCAGGTTCCTTTGAAATAGCCCTCTTCCCCTTGTTCATTGATCAAGCGGGCGACATCCGGGCTTTTACAGCTCCAACACGCCATGGGCAATGGGCCATCTTCAGCAGTTTTGGGGGCTGCTGTGCGCAAGGTTTCCCGCACATCCGTGACAGCGTAAGCATGGCCGCGCGGTTTGTTATAATCTTTGGCGAATGGATAACCCGCCCACAGAATCACCAGATTGGGATCTTCAGCCAAAGCATCTTCTCGCGGCCCACTTTCTTGGGTTTTCAACCAAGAGGTGAATTGATCCACATGCTGCTGCGCGAACTTATCATTGCGGGCCTCAATCGGCGGCGTAGGTGCTGCCGACACAGAAAACACCCCTCCGATGACCAAAAGCGCCAATATCCCTACCGACATTTGTCTTATAAATTTGCTCACAATAGATACTCCAGTGTGTTTTTCCATACCGGACGCCGCCGGTGCTGGCACCAGGCAGTCATTTTTTTATTTTTAAACCCGCACCAGGATGTCAAACACTCACCCAGAGATACCCATGACAAATTTCGCCCAGTGGGGTTATGGAGATAGTAAGGAGGATTTTCAGTAAATGATTTGTTGTAGTAACAATGCTTGTTTTAGATCAAACATTCTTTGTGTGGGTATTTAATTTTATGAACCAGCTCAAAAAAAATCAGCACCAAACAATTTTTACATAAAATCAAACATATACCTCTTTAGAGGTATTCAACGAAAAAGGAGAAATAAGACGCCGGATAGATTTCTAAAACTGCCTGTACGGCAGTGAACGGTCTTTTGCACGTTGTAATCGCTATTTTCACTTTCTAAGCTGCCTGTGCGGCAGTGAACATAATTTAGCCGCCATTGGTTCGCGTTTACTTTTTCTAAGCTGCCTGTGCGGCAGTGAACCTTCTGCTGGTACGGCAGACCGACACCATCCATTTCTAAGCTGCCTGTGCGGCAGTGAACACAACAATGTTATCCGGCTGGCTGTTGTAGGCTTTCTAAGCTGCCTGTGCGGCAGTGAACAGATTGCGATCCAGACACCTCTGCCGCTGACTTTTCTAAGCTGCCTGTGCGGCAGTGAACTGACCGGTCGCCAGTGTTGGTTGCCGCTGACTTTTCTAAGCTGCCTGTGCGGCAGTGAACAAGTGCTGGCTGATTATTTTGCTTTGCCGTCTTTTCTAAGCTGCCTGTGCGGCAGTGAACTATCTGTAGAGCTTGAATGGCTTGGCGAAGATTTTCTAAGCTGCCTGTGCGGCAGTGAACAATTAAACGAGTGCGCCGGTCACATTCGTCATTTTCTAAGCTGCCTGTGCGGCAGTGAACAGTAACGAAACACGAATAACACAATGATTATAATAAAATAACCCACCAAAATCATAAAAAAGGCTTTTTTAATCTTCTCGGCCAACTCTATATAAAATCAATGAGTTAGAGTTGGCCGAAAAAAGAGGGTTAAAACCAAGGGACAGTGGCTATGGCACTTAAACCGTAAGCACTGAAGGTTCCGCTAACCGGTGCTTGCTGTAACTCGCCTTGATCAATAAATAACAAGAAGCTTTGCTCGCTGGATAGGCTTTTTAAGCGTAAAAAAGGTAAATGACAGTGCTGCTCGCGATTATCAGGGATCCGTAATAGAGCCTCTTCCTCAGTCAGCCAGCCTTTACTGACAGAACGACGGCGTAGCCGCTGCGCATTACTTTTTACCTGCACGCGGCGCACGACCCGATATTGAACCCGTGTCGGTATCGGAATAATTTCACTGCATTCGCAATAATCCCGCAAACCTTTCAGCCAGCCCGCAGACTGCAATTCGACTAAATCGCCAGAGCCGCCATGTAGCCGTAATTGGCTGCCCAACGTCTTCCCAGCACTGGGAAAACTCACCCCGATGCGCCCATGACCGGTGGCGACAAGTGCCCGGTGTAATTTGGCAAACAGGGCCTCCAATAAGGCCTGAGTGCTAAACTCGGGGTCAGCAAGCACGCGTATATTAAGGTAATGATCCATTCCCTCTCCTTATTCGGCTTTCTCACCAAAGACACCACCACGGATTAAAATTGCCATCACATAGTGTTGTTGACTGACATCAGGGGCATTACCCTTCGTCACCCAATTATCCAATAACGTGTAAAAATCCATTTTCTGTTTTGGCTGGCGATAAGCTTTACCCCGGCTGGTCACTGAACCATAAGGTTCGACCGCAATCGGCCCAAGTTCTAATTCCACCGCATCCGGATACCAGTCATCGATAGTACGCAGCGCATTACCAATTTTTTGCGAATGCAATGCCGCGATGCCATCAACCTGATATAACACTTTGCTTTTCTTACTGTTACTGTCCAGCACCAACTCTTGGGATGGGTAGACTTCCTGCCCGTTGCCCAGGCGCACGAAAGCATCAATGGTCAGGAATGTAAAACCGTTACCCGCCAAACCTTGTTCGATTTCCTGTGCCAATTCTGCCAGATCACCACTCGGCTGGATAAATTGGCGCAAACTAAAATCACCACTTTCAAACTGCCAGCTTTTTGTTTTACCGGTCACACACACTTTAATTTGTTCAGCACCCACCCGGTTGCGCCATAAAAAACGGCCATTCGCCAGGTTCTCTGCATAACGCGCCGCCAGTACACCAAAGCCCTGCTCTGCGATATAACCATTGATAACACTCGCCAACTCCGCCTGATATTCCTGATCATTACAGACTGACGGCGTCGCGAGATTGCCCAGCACCCGCAGAGTGAAGCTCATTTTCAAGGTGTCGGCATCAAAAGGCAGTGCGGCCATATCGACCCGCTGCAAATTCGCTTTTTGAATCTCCGCATCCACTTTGCCCGAATCACTGGCTATGGCATTTTTCAGCCGGTTGGAGATAGTGCCCCTCACAGACTTCTCTTTAATAACAATAGGTTGCCAGCTGTCTTTTTGTTCCCAATGACCGGCAAACATCGTGGCATCAGAATTAGATAATTTGCGTTCAAATGCCAGAACAGAAGCGGTCTTAATCGTTGCTTTAGCCATTTTTAGATCCCTTTAAAATTCTTCATCGTCATTAAATGCATAGTTATCAACTGGTGCGGGAAGCGCGCAGCGACAGAGATAGTGATCGTCTTGCTGGTGATATTGCCAGAGTATGTGGCGCAGATCTTTTATGCGGTGCAATCCGCTCCATTCCCCAATGCCGTAGACTGATTCAGCAAAGCGAAAAGGGGTTTCGGGGTCACGAGATTTTTCCACCTCACCGGGTGCATACAAAGGGGAAATAGCGCGATAACCGGTGACAATAGGCACCAAATACCCGCCCTTTCCGGGCTTGGCGATAATGTCCCACTGAGCTGGCGCACCCTGCTCTGGTGAGTTATCCCCCGGCGCAGCTACCGCCTGCATTTTGAATGCCGAGAAATCCAGCCAGGCATCAAGCATCTCGGCCTGCGGTTGGCTTTGTTTTAATCGGTTAAAATGTTCCGCCAACAGCTCGGAGCGATCAACTAACACGAAGCCCGGCAGCAACCGGCACAATAATCTGCGGGTCGCGGTCTCAGTTTCTGGGTAATTAATCACCTTTATTTGGCCGATGTGGGTGATAGTGCCCCCCGCCAGCCGCTGGCTCAGACACAGTAACGCCAGATGTTTTGCCAGCGCCTTAGCTCCAGCATCACCATCGGCAATCACTCCCTCACACTCAATCACTAAGGAAACCGTCATATGCATGCGCCCCTCTTCATTGAAAGCGGCGACTTTAGCCTCTTTAGTCAGTGGGTTGCGAGTCAGCGAGAAGACATAATCATAGCCGGATGAGTAGGCATGGACTTGCTGTTGATGGCAGATAACCGCGCAGCCCTGTAGGGTTAAACCATGGCTGGCTTGCAATTTACGAGACAGCGCGTGGCTATAGCCCAAAAAATGGGTTATTGCCGGAAAACCATAGGTTAAGCCCGCGATAGCATTGGCGTTTTCCACCCGCACTTGCTGCAAAATAATCAGTGAACTCATGACTCTGCCTCCAGACTCTCTGGTTCAGACAGGCTGCCTTGCTCAAACTCACGTAGCCGCTGCTTAAACAAGCTGGCCCACTCCCGCCGCTCTACTTCGCCAAACACCAATTCATCGTGTTTTAGTCGGCGATTAAGCCAGTAGCCAAACTCTTGGGCGACCTCTTTTTTCCAGTCGCCTAACTCGCGCTGCTGTTTAAATGCCGGGTCAAGCCAAATCTGTTGCGAAAGTTTTAAGTTGCAGCCGTCCTCCTGACTCCAGCCAGCGGCTATTTTAAGATTTTGCACTTCAGCGACATAATTAAATAAAATATCAATGATTTCATCACTGTAGGCCAGACGAGAGGCGCGAATCCCCATGGTATTCGTCAGCGGTTTAACACTCAGTAGATACTGCTGCATTTGCCGTGCGGTTGAGTATGCCAGGGCGGTAAATTCACTATTATCATTGAAGATGGAGCTATGTTTGGTGGGCGGTTTGCGGCTACTGCGCCACTGTGGCGCACCGGCGGGTAACAACCAGACTTTTCCGCCACGGACGCTGTTCAGATAAGAGATATTTTGTGGTTTGGTGCCGCCGATATTCTGTACTGCGGTATCGAGATACATTACGCGGGGTTGCGGATGCCATGTTTTCGCTTTATAGGCAGCCTTGGCCTCTTTAGATTGATCACCAAAACGGGCGTCAGTGATGCGCTGATGCATAGCATGGGCTAAAGATGAGGAGAACAGCGGGCTGAGCAGATGATATTGATTTGGCCCCACCGGGAAATAAAGCTGTTTTGCCAGTTTGTGCGAAGTGAGTTGTTTATCCACCAGCGCCTGTTTGAACCCCTCCACCCACAATGTCAATTGCGCTGGATTTTCGGCTAACTCGGCTAAGGGCGAATAATCAGCACGATGCAGACAGGCCAGTAATGAATCGCCGTTATGCTCGGTTTGCAGCAATTTGGCGACATCAAGCGCCGCGGCATTGCCCACGGCATCGATGGCCGGTTTCGCTAAGGTGGCGCTAGAGAGATAAACAGCATTATCTTCTGCCGCAGGCAGATTAAATACACTGCTGCCTCTGGCGTCACTGTGGATGTATTTCAATGCATGGGTGACTAAGCTGATTTGCCCGGCCCGGCTGGCGGCATCTGTTAGCCAACTGCGAGTCTCATAGCGGGCCGCCAACTCTTGTCGTTGTAGTGCGTTTTCTTGCTGCACCCGCGCGATATCTTCTGCTGCGGTTAACCCTGCCAGCCTTTTTTCTGCTTCCTTATCAAAAGCTTCAAGCTTGGGCTGCTTGCGGCCTTCAATATAGGAGACAATAAAAGCCGCTAATCCATTTTCTTGCATAACACCTCGCCTGTAATCCATTAAAATGTTAATCGAGTGCGCCAAATACCCCTAATAACGGATGATAACGCCACATTTCGCCATCGTCTTTGTTCGCGCGCAGTCTAACCTCACCAAACTGTCGGCTGACCTCACTTAATTCCTTATTGAGTAACTCGGCCAGTTGTTGGTAAATCCGCAAGCAATCCGTATCTATCCATGGGCTATTTCCTGCCGCCACAGTCAGATCCACCACCCGAAAACAGTCACTGTCTTTCCATTCAATCTGGTCACTATCCAGCCGTTTAAAGCGCGGTTTGTCTGTTTCATCACTCAGCCACAGATTATGCGGTTCATCAGTAGCGGATTGCCGGAAAGGGGTGCGCCGTTGCTGTTCCCCACTCCAGGTCGCCTGTTTACGCCACCATAATGCGGCGTAATATTTTGGCTTCGGATCTTGGTTGCCCTGTAAAAGCATTCTCAAGCTAACATGTTCTAAATCAACAAAATTATTCGCATGATCCAGCTTGGCTCGCTCCTGAATCCGGCTAACGGCATTTATCACCTCATACTGAGAGGGCAACAGCACCTTGTCCAAATCATGGCTATTCAGTAAGTAGTCGCTGCTTTCAAAACCGGGCTGGAGATAGACGGGTTTTTTGGGGGCAATATTAATCAGCGCCTTATAATTCTTTTGTAAAACATGCAGATTCGCCACTTGCGGCGCGATTTGCCGGTGGCGCTGAACCCGCCCCGCCAATTGAATTAACGAGCGCATTGAGCTGGGTTCGGCCAGCGCCCAGTCATAATCGTGGTCGCGCCCCACTTCAGCCACCGAGGTGGCGAGCACCACAAACAGATGATGCTGCTCGGGGTAATGCTGTAATGCATGTTTGATTTCAGCCACTTGCCAGAGGGCATCTGGCTGATAGCGGGTTAAGGTAGCATCCAGCCGCTGTTCAATAGCAGAGCGCACCGCGAGCGGGTGCTTGCTGTGATAAACGCAATAATGAATGCGGACATTTTCTGGTGCCGCCGTGGCGTAGAGGCGCAGGGCAATCGCCACTAGCGGGTTGATATTGGCCATCCTGACCACGCCAACTGACACTGTTTTGCCCTCAGGGTGAGTTTGATGATGCTGTTGATGTAACCGCAACATAGAATCGCGCATCACCGCCGCCATGCTATCCAGCACCGTCGCTTTCTTGGTGCTCGCCGCAGAAATCGGGATTAATTCGGCTCGACGTAACGCACGGGCGGCTAAGAGTTTTTTGACTCGCTGAGCCACAAAATCTGCATGGGCGGCAGTAAAATCCTTAGGTTGCTGAATATCTTGCTGCGCGACATCATTCTCATCAAACCAGGCACAACAAATATTGAGCGGAGCATTGGGCTGCCCGCAAGCTTGCTGATAATCCGCCCGTCCTTTCCCATAGGCAGCAAAGAGCGCCTGAACCAATGCTGGCGGCAATGTGGCCGAAGAGAGCAACACGCGTGAACCGAGCATGCCAGCCCAATTGACCAAACGACACAATGCGGGCAAGTCGTTGAGATCAAAGTCATCCGGCTCATCCAACACCAAATCTGAAGTGAGCAAACGCAGCATCGGCGCTATCTGCTTGCCGCCGCGCAAGCTTTCCGTGGCCGGGATCAAATGGTCAATCGTACAAACCAGCACTGGCGCACTAATCAGACGGTTTAATTTATCACTCTTGCCCAGCCAGGCACTCAAGCGCCCATCATCCAGACTGCCGTCATAACTGACATACTGATGATCAGCAAAGAATGCATCAGCCGACTCACTGCCGGTGCCGGGTGGCCGGTCTTTATCGTGATTTAATTGATGTAATTGTGTGACCGATTGTGAGCCAATCAATACCGCCAAATCATCCGTTTCCAGTGTGAGTTTATCCCGCAATGCATCACCGGTTTGTAAGGTTAAGGTGCGCAACCCCAAAGCGACGGAGAAGCGGCATCCCTGCTTTTCATCGGCTAAACCATACATAATCCGTGCATTAGCAAAGGTTTTACCACAACCGGTGGAGGCCATATTAATGCCGAAAAAACCTTGCTGCTGCGAACGCTCGCGCAAAATACTTGCCAAATCATAGGCTTTGTCTTGCCAGCGGAACCGCTCTTGTGTGGTGCGCTGTTTAAATCCTTTATGGCGGGTGATCGCCGGCAAGGTTTTTCTGATATTGGGCAAACTTCGGCCCAGTAACAGCGCATTTTGCCCGACACCCATATTATGCTCGTCCAACCGTTGCTTCATTTCTTTGGTTTGCCGGTCAGTATTGGCAAATGCCTGATAGCGTTCATCTTGCCAGCCGATTGTTGGCGGCAATGATGAGTAATGATGGTCGGCCAGCATTAATACCAATCGCGCCATATGGCTGGTAAATCGTTGCGATAACTGACCATAATTATTCAATGCCGGTTGCTGCAAAGCCCGACGGGCAAATTTTTGCGCCTTTTTACGCCACTCGGTACTCTGTATTGGGGTGCCGTGCGGGAAGTGCCATTGATCCCGTTTATCTTGCTCGCTCCACTCATTATCGGCCATATTGGTGGAATTCCATTCCGGCATAAATTGCTGATGCAACCAATCGTCCATTTCTTCTATTTTGGGCGGCCGCTCGTAATTATTGTTTTTGGGATAAACCGGTATTCGGTGATGAGAGATAATCAGCCAGGCCACTGTCGTGGCCACCGGTGGTAAGCTCATAAAAGGATTCTTATAATGGTCAATCCCATCTTTCACCAGATGAGCTATTACGCGGGGTTCATCATCAGCATTAATTTGGCTCAGTGCAGTGAGCCATTGAATATCATTTTGTTGCCCCACAAAGGCCTGAAATAGCCGCAATGACACCCATTCATGCCGATAGGGCTGATAACTTTTACCTTTACCTTGCAGACCTTTTTGAAATAATACATTGGCTTTGCCAAAATCATGAAATAACCCGGCAACCGCGGCCAGCAGTGCAATACTTTCCACACTGTGCCAATTATTTTCATCCTGGCTGCGCAAAATATTCCGTTGCGTGCTATTCGTCGGCACCGAACCTTGAATATTAAAGCGCCTTAAATTACCGACAATCCACAACAGCTCACTTTGATTATTACTTTTGATCCAATGACAGGCGATCGCACTATTACGCCGTGCTGTTTTGCGCAGTAATTTGCGTAATGTATTCAAACCCTCAGCAGTGATGGCGGTTTGCCATGTGCGGTCACCTTTGCGCTCCGCAAATTGGTCCAAAATACGCCGGGTTTCTCCCAATGCTCGTTTATTGCATTGGGATATTAATAAGATATTCATCGTGATACCTGGCTAAGAAGAGCTGCAGTCTGTTTTATGCCATCAATCATGACATCCAGCGCTTCTGTTCTTTGAAACCCGCTAATACAACGCTGACGAAATTCTTGCTCTTCCTCTCCACGCATCGCCGCAATAAATGCTTGGGGGAGCACCAAAGCATCTTTAATTAAATCTGCCACATCAAAAACTAACCCGCCGCGCCGAGTCTTGCCATGCAAAACAGATAATCCATGAGGTAAGCCAATTACCCAGGTTGCAGTGGCGGCTAAGCCATAAGCGAGGTAATTCCCATGATCAAGAAAACGGTTAGCAAGGTCTACCCCACCACCTCGTTTTGCACGGGTAAAGTCACCATACTTCGCTGTATTGGCTGCTAACTTATACAGCGCTTTGGTCAATACAGCCTCTTGAGCCATTAGGTCATTACTGGTCTGACAGTGAGTTAAATTTTGTTCGAAACGGTTAAGAATACTTTGCAATTGGTCACGATTTACTTGAAAAAGGGGTTCGCGTTGCATGTGGCTGCTTAGCCAATGTTGCTGTATTTGGGTTATCCTGATGCGCTGGAAAGCGACCGCGGCTGCCAGTCTTTTGGTGTCATCGAACCAGAAGCTAACCCAATCTTGTAGATATTCGGTTGGCCGGTATTCACTTTGTGCCGTTAGCCACGAAACATTGACCTCAACTTCATTCGCCGCAAAAAGTGGTGCGCCACCACCGCCACAAAACCCGACTAAAACACCCGCGCGGGCAAACTCACGCATAGCGGCTTGAGTCACAGATGTCCCCGTCCCCAACATGATGACAGTGGTATTCGCGATGGGGATATTCCAATAAAGAGATTGTTTCCCCTCATCAGTGACATATTCAACCCGCCCGCCGTTAACTAATACACGACAATATTCTAAATAATAAATATTTGAACGCTTTGAGTGCAGAATTGTTTTTAGATCAGAGGAATGAATAGAATTGTCCATCGCCAGCAACCTCCTTAGACAGAACACCCAAATCGTTCTAACGGGTTAATTGTATCTTGCCAGTCAGTGAGCGCGCCTTACCAAGATAGAGGTCCGCACGATATTGATATGATTAATTTATTTACACTAACCCAATACCGGCAAAGTCGGTAATAGAAAACAGTAATAAGCCTACTGTAAGTAACAAAATGTGTTTGGGCTCTCAATCTTGATGCTGCCTGTACGGCAGTGAACCTTCCTCGTCGCTATTGCAGTTCGTCTTAACTTTTCTAAGCTGCCTGTGCGGCAGTAAACACCAGCGTTGTAAATCACTGAGCATCATTTCTTTTCTAAGCTGCCTGTGCGGCAGTGAACCTTTATCCTAAAGTTTGCTCGTTTTAATATTCTTTCTAAGCTGCCTGTGCGGCAGTGAACCAGGATTACTCGCCGCGCCAGTCAGGACGACATTTCTAAGCTGCCTGTGCGGCAGTGAACTAGCAGCCTCTGATGCAAGTTACCGACAAGGTTTTCTAAGCTGCCTGTGCGGCAGTGAACTTTGTTTCTCTCTGGCACGATGCACACCGTTATTTCTAAGCTGCCTGTGCGGCAGTGAACATGAGTTGAAGAAAGGCAGCTGTAAACGGTGCTTTCTAAGCTGCCTGTGCGGCAGTGAACGCCATATAGGCGGCTGGTGGTGATGCTGAGGATTTCTAAGCTGCCTGTGCGGCAGTGAACGCTCGTCAGGTGGATGTTGATTTGCGCGGTGATTTCTAAGCTGCCTGTGCGGCAGTGAACGCCATGAATGATATTTTTTGCCTTATAAATCATTTCTAAGCTGCCTGTGCGGCAGTGAACCCGTTTATCACGGTTGAATGGGTAGAATAAAATTTCTAAGCTGCCTGTGCGGCAGTGAACGAAGAAGTCAGCTACAGATTGTAGCTCGCCGATTTCTAAGCTGCCTGTGCGGCAGTGAACGCGTGGTTAGCTCATCCCAATTGTCGATAATTTTTCTAAGCTGCCTGTGCGGCAGTGAACAGTAGAACAATACAGATAACTTACTGATAATAAAAGTGCATTGAAGCGCGGTGATAAAAAATGATTTATTAAAAGCCTTGGGGATTTCTATATAAAATCAATGCGTTAAAAAACACGCTAAAAAAAGGGTTCAAGTTGGGATTAAGGCAAAATGTCATTAAACCTTTTCTACTGCGGATGATGTGACGGACAAAAAGGAGGTTTGAAAAAGTTATAGTTCACTATTTTGGGGCGGGTTTTGCTCGTTTTGTTGTATCAGAAAGAATAAATATGACCGATTAAAAATTGAGGTATTTCAAGGGGTTAAGCAAGGATAACAAGCAGGAGAAACAGAGAAATGATGGCGGAGGAGGAGAGATTCGAACTCTCGAACGGTTACCCGTCGACGGTTTTCAAGACCGTTGCCTTCAGCCACTCGGCCACCCCTCCGCAACGAGCCGAACTATAAACAGAGCTCCGCCGCTTGTAAAGCTTGTTTGTGTTTAATCGCCCAAAAAGCCGCCATCTGATTATCGAATGATGAATTAATCATCATGATGATGATTCACTGTACAACCTCCCCCAGCATCTATTACCCCGAGGCCGATTTACCAAGCAGCAGCACAGACTTCTTTGGGATAGCGGCAAATATTTGCTAAATTAGCTGCCGTTTCATTGATTGGACCACCGAGGTTGTATGTTGGAGTTTGAAGGCCGCACGATTGATACCGACGCGCAAGGTTACCTGAAAAATAGCGCAGACTGGAGCGAAGCTCTGGCCCCGATACTGGCTGAACAAGAGAGCATTATCCTCACCGAGCCGCACTGGGAAGTGGTGCGTTTTGTACGTGCTTTTTATCAGGAATTTAATACGTCACCGGCCATCCGGATGCTGGTAAAAGCCATGGCGCAGAAATACGGTGAAGAAAAAGGTAATAGCCGCTATCTCTATCGTTTATTCCCCAAGGGGCCTGCAAAACAAGCGACAAAAATTGCCGGGCTGCCAAAACCGGTGAAATGTATTTAATCAACGGCCACATTCTGGGTGAGGCGGCTAATAGCGAATGTTAAATGTCTCAAATGGTGTGGCCGGATGAGGCTCTGTCAGTAGGCGATCAACACGCGCGCCCCGTGGCCCGCCCTGTTTGATCCACTCCATCAGTTGCTCGACCGCCTGTTGTTCACCATAAGCCACCACTTCTACACTGCCATCGTCACAATTGCGGGCATAACCGGCCACTCCTAGCGCCAGTGCTTGCCGTTGCGTGCTATAGCGAAATCCCACACCTTGAACCACACCATAAACATAAGCAGCGGTGCATACTTTTGCCATATCGCCCCCTCATGGACTGCGTTTCCAATCGAATTGTCCCGTTTTAGCCAATAATCGTGAAATATTTTCCAAGCTGCCTGTGCGGCAGTGAATCCCTGCGCTTCGCTGGGGCCAAGGGGGACGCCTTTCTAAGCTGCCTGTGCGGCCGTGAACAAATAGCTTTTATTGATCGCAGTTCTTTTGGTTCAAGTGGAACGAAAAACGCGATTGGAAATAGGACTTAACTTGTTCTTCCATCGAGTGAATTTTTTGGTCAATGCTATTACACAGAAACTCATCGCTGTTCATTGCCTGAACGCGTTGTAGCGCAATTTCGTCAATTTCTTCTTTTTGTTTTTCTGTGAGTGCTACGTCAGTTTGCTTATTCGTCATGATGCGGTCCCTACTTTGAAGAAAGAAAGTTATTATAGCTCTATGAATATAGTAGTGAAAAAGTTTTTAGTCGCGCTGTTGAACGCGATATTGCCGCCAGATATCAAGGCCGCCGTGGTAGTGAGTAGCATGATATTGCTATATCATTAGCACCTTATTTTGATTGATAATGACTTATCAATTTCAACTATTTGATTTAATAAGACTCTTACAATGCGCCTATTTCTTGCAAAAGGACGTGAAAAATCCTTGCTTCGTCGCCATCCATGGATCTTCTCTGGGGCCGTGCTACGCCTTGAAGGCAATGCTGTTTCCGGTGAAACCATCGATATTCTTGATAGTCAGGGTAAATGGCTGGCCCGCGCCGCCTACTCTCCTGAATCACAAATTGTGGCGCGAGTTTGGACGTTCCAACAAGATGAAGTTATCGACAGTGAATTTTTTGTTCGCCGTCTACAACGGGCACAAACCTG
It encodes the following:
- the tusE gene encoding sulfurtransferase TusE gives rise to the protein MLEFEGRTIDTDAQGYLKNSADWSEALAPILAEQESIILTEPHWEVVRFVRAFYQEFNTSPAIRMLVKAMAQKYGEEKGNSRYLYRLFPKGPAKQATKIAGLPKPVKCI
- the cas3f gene encoding type I-F CRISPR-associated helicase Cas3f, coding for MNILLISQCNKRALGETRRILDQFAERKGDRTWQTAITAEGLNTLRKLLRKTARRNSAIACHWIKSNNQSELLWIVGNLRRFNIQGSVPTNSTQRNILRSQDENNWHSVESIALLAAVAGLFHDFGKANVLFQKGLQGKGKSYQPYRHEWVSLRLFQAFVGQQNDIQWLTALSQINADDEPRVIAHLVKDGIDHYKNPFMSLPPVATTVAWLIISHHRIPVYPKNNNYERPPKIEEMDDWLHQQFMPEWNSTNMADNEWSEQDKRDQWHFPHGTPIQSTEWRKKAQKFARRALQQPALNNYGQLSQRFTSHMARLVLMLADHHYSSLPPTIGWQDERYQAFANTDRQTKEMKQRLDEHNMGVGQNALLLGRSLPNIRKTLPAITRHKGFKQRTTQERFRWQDKAYDLASILRERSQQQGFFGINMASTGCGKTFANARIMYGLADEKQGCRFSVALGLRTLTLQTGDALRDKLTLETDDLAVLIGSQSVTQLHQLNHDKDRPPGTGSESADAFFADHQYVSYDGSLDDGRLSAWLGKSDKLNRLISAPVLVCTIDHLIPATESLRGGKQIAPMLRLLTSDLVLDEPDDFDLNDLPALCRLVNWAGMLGSRVLLSSATLPPALVQALFAAYGKGRADYQQACGQPNAPLNICCAWFDENDVAQQDIQQPKDFTAAHADFVAQRVKKLLAARALRRAELIPISAASTKKATVLDSMAAVMRDSMLRLHQQHHQTHPEGKTVSVGVVRMANINPLVAIALRLYATAAPENVRIHYCVYHSKHPLAVRSAIEQRLDATLTRYQPDALWQVAEIKHALQHYPEQHHLFVVLATSVAEVGRDHDYDWALAEPSSMRSLIQLAGRVQRHRQIAPQVANLHVLQKNYKALINIAPKKPVYLQPGFESSDYLLNSHDLDKVLLPSQYEVINAVSRIQERAKLDHANNFVDLEHVSLRMLLQGNQDPKPKYYAALWWRKQATWSGEQQRRTPFRQSATDEPHNLWLSDETDKPRFKRLDSDQIEWKDSDCFRVVDLTVAAGNSPWIDTDCLRIYQQLAELLNKELSEVSRQFGEVRLRANKDDGEMWRYHPLLGVFGALD
- the cas1f gene encoding type I-F CRISPR-associated endonuclease Cas1f — protein: MDNSIHSSDLKTILHSKRSNIYYLEYCRVLVNGGRVEYVTDEGKQSLYWNIPIANTTVIMLGTGTSVTQAAMREFARAGVLVGFCGGGGAPLFAANEVEVNVSWLTAQSEYRPTEYLQDWVSFWFDDTKRLAAAVAFQRIRITQIQQHWLSSHMQREPLFQVNRDQLQSILNRFEQNLTHCQTSNDLMAQEAVLTKALYKLAANTAKYGDFTRAKRGGGVDLANRFLDHGNYLAYGLAATATWVIGLPHGLSVLHGKTRRGGLVFDVADLIKDALVLPQAFIAAMRGEEEQEFRQRCISGFQRTEALDVMIDGIKQTAALLSQVSR
- the yccX gene encoding acylphosphatase, translating into MAKVCTAAYVYGVVQGVGFRYSTQRQALALGVAGYARNCDDGSVEVVAYGEQQAVEQLMEWIKQGGPRGARVDRLLTEPHPATPFETFNIRY